From the genome of Amycolatopsis sp. NBC_01488, one region includes:
- a CDS encoding uracil-DNA glycosylase translates to MHNGERSLAELDKAVTSCRACPRLVTWREGVAGTKAAFRGEAYWARPVPGFGPPDASIAVVGLAPSAHGANRTGRMFTGDPSGDFLFRVLHEVGLASQPTSERLGDGLELYRTRLVSPVRCAPPENKPTPAERDTCRPWLAEELTLLRPTLRAIVVLGAFGWQALLPVLAAAGWPVPRPRPAFAHGAVLELDDLRVFGCYHVSPRNVQTRLVTHAMVADVFRAATSVTASD, encoded by the coding sequence GTGCACAACGGGGAGAGGTCCCTGGCCGAGCTGGACAAGGCTGTCACGTCATGCCGCGCCTGCCCGCGCCTGGTGACCTGGCGCGAAGGCGTCGCGGGCACGAAGGCGGCGTTCCGCGGCGAGGCGTACTGGGCGCGCCCGGTGCCGGGCTTCGGGCCGCCGGACGCGTCGATCGCGGTGGTCGGGCTGGCGCCCTCGGCGCACGGCGCGAACCGCACCGGCCGGATGTTCACCGGCGACCCGTCGGGTGACTTCCTCTTCCGGGTGCTGCACGAGGTCGGGCTCGCGTCGCAGCCGACGTCGGAACGGCTGGGCGACGGTTTGGAGCTGTACCGCACCCGGCTCGTCTCGCCGGTGCGCTGCGCGCCGCCGGAGAACAAGCCGACGCCGGCCGAGCGCGACACCTGCCGTCCGTGGCTGGCCGAAGAGCTCACACTGTTGCGTCCGACACTGCGGGCGATCGTCGTGCTCGGCGCGTTCGGCTGGCAGGCGTTACTGCCCGTGCTCGCCGCGGCCGGCTGGCCGGTGCCGCGGCCGCGTCCGGCCTTCGCCCACGGAGCCGTCCTGGAGCTGGACGACCTGCGCGTTTTCGGCTGTTATCACGTGTCGCCGCGCAATGTCCAGACGCGGCTCGTGACGCACGCCATGGTGGCCGATGTGTTCCGTGCCGCGACCTCGGTGACGGCCTCGGACTGA